The genomic region CAAAGTGTTGAGATTAATGGTCTTTCTTGTTTAGACCTCGCGCGAGGTCAATCAATGTTGGAGTAGCCTGCGCGAGGTTGGGATTGAACATCTTATcgattaaggagtatggtcctgcGCGCGACGTGCAGGAAGGTTTgtgcgactttttgggaccataccccttcaggtgTAATAgtaaactgaggttctggtctaaatcATTCtgtaaaaacatttattttatgATGTTAAATCAGTAAGATATTATACATATGcgtggtttaccatttatggccaaactatgcaccgtaggggcattttggtcatttcacatatgtttttAAGGACAaatttggaagtctgagttcatgacttgTACTTATTATAAAagtattaaaatttatttataaaatcagtaggtaacaagtcttaggtgttaaatatggttttaaaccacattatgcacctaattagcgtaaaagTCGATAATTGACGATATTTGAGATGTTTATGAaattctgagattttgatcagtctcgaatgtttaaaatattttatttttcatataaCATCAGTAGGAAAAAGTTTGGCATGTTAATGAtatgtaaatctcattttattaacaaaaggacattatcgtcatttatcgaattatacaagaactcaatgATATGGTCAGTTTATAATCTGACCCTAAATtccaaaaattcctaaaaataatatcaaaaCAGGTGGTAATGAGTTTGGTtccaaaatttgggtttaaacatGATTTTTGCTAAAAAGCgtagtttaattaataaaaagttccattttacgatatcttgcataactttaGTTTGAGACCGGAAGGGATTTCATCTGAGAAGTATCCATCGCTCCCGTCGTCTTCTTCTTCAGACTTTTGATccaatttctcatccaaatcttcactttCATCGgtctcttcttcttgaagatTTTGAAACATCCATGTGAACATGTCATGCAACAACGCCAATTTTACTGTCATGTATGTGTTCAAACATGTTGCGTTGTTTAACTCCTCTAGGAACCCAAGACTCTGTttggtcatgatgttttcaagtgTATAATCTTCCTTCTCACCGTTGTCACATACAACAGTCACCATGTCAGTGTCTTCATCAAAACGCTATGATCCGATGACTGGGTCCACATTTGGATTTGCATTGTTCGATCCAAATTTTCTAGTTAATCTTCGTATAACCGTCTGTGTTTTCTCACAGAGGTTATCAAGAGGAACGCCAAGTGCTAGGATCCCCCTCTATACTTCTTCGTCCAAGTTCATTATAGCTTTGATGGTTTTCACAAACACTATTCTTCTGTTGTCAAAGAGGATTACGAATCTATTGATTCTAGTTTTGAATCTCCATGAAACGATGTTTGCCATTTCagattttttatgttttaaaatttggCATTTTGGTTAAATATGGTGTTTTTTGGTATGATCAATGGAAGGGATGGTAacgtcgtttatataatgatgtttttagCGCGTAGTTTAGGAGggatttttttataataaatgttagtaataaagtttcagttactgtttgttcacCTCTATTTGTTAAAGTTGCAACGCGTTTCATCATCAAGTTTGGCATTTTGTATGAATGGTGTTTTAGATAAATATGCTGTTTCATCTGGAAGGACTGACGTGTATGGCTTGTAGGTTTAGGCAGGAATTTTAATGGTGTTTTGCTcatgagtttggcgttttgtattagAGCAgtaaaaagacccttttacccttaatgaagcgcgtccacgtaataaagttgatgttatttacgaaaacgccactgCGCCAATCTAATCCATACATTGTTTTGATCCAACGAATGAGGGGTATTATTACCGTTTTCACACTTATAGGCGCTTTCCCTAAATCAtgcccatatatatatatatatatatatatatatatatatatatatatatatattcaaatataATACGGAGTCAATGGGCCCCTAAGTTGTATTGATTAATAACGTGACTATGACTATAACAATAGTGATTAGGCCTATATAATCAAGTCCTGGATCGAAAATCAAACCGAATAGAAATGTCGCAACCCCCAACCCCTTGCCGTGAGGGGTGGGCTGCCGCGAGCAGCACACAGAGCtggtggtatcagtgtttattaatttggcagcggaaattaaacatcaggaccgtagttaggaaatagtttatcagagttaaaacaccacacttttataaataataaatacatgggaaaaacccaagtttccattacaatatgtttatagggataaaccctaatttattgaaataaaacttctttcttatttaggtaacttttatagccacttttccaagccttcaatgctctccagctggcttctattagcttcacattaagttacctaaaacgcgttttaaagagttttatcagcaagaaatactggcgagtgtaTCCCATTTTAATCAAAACAAGCTTTTAtaattttacagtattgagagcgattacaatgtttttatctacccaattaccacccacggtactgtcaatcctgacttgtggtcatgctactactcacagtgtagtaacaattAATGtgtacaaaaccccaacataccgacagtaattgtagaacacatagactcaatcactgttaattatatcttaaaacaattgaggttttggtaaaacgttttgactcacaaaaatatttataaaaggAGAATGTactcacaaaaagatttacaaaaataaGATGTACTCACTTTGCTATTTTAGATAATACTACTGCTTTctggtgacttcctggttataatctattaaaattaaacaatgcacacgtgttagtaagataacccaatttacattagccaTACcgccgagacagaactccaacgactgagtgaggcagagccttgacatgcgttacggagccctagatcaatcgggtatagtaactaatacgtaatcgggggttataatacttacaacgaggcagagctccGCTTTTTAGGGGTATAATATCGAGCACTACTATTGCTATTATAGGGACagaggaaagaaaagaattgaactaTCAAAACTGAGGCCAGAGGCATCCTTATATAGGCTGGACATAGggcggctcgcggcccgcgacgccCCCTTATTCTTCTCTCACGGCCCGCGAGGCCACTAGGCTAGGGCCTAGCTTGGTCGAGTCAACGATCTAGCCTTCACACGCGTTGGGACACGTGGCGGAATCGGGTGCGGCCTGGTGTCACtgagtcgcggcccgcgacagaccgGGCTTGTCtgggtcgcgccccgcgagaaacctatatttttgtttttaattgatttttataaagagttaaatgcttgattggtccctatggtttgcgaAAATTGCAGAATTAGTCCTAATGGTTCACTAATTACACACTTGGTCCTGGTGGTTGTAATTTTTGTACTCGTGTGGTCCTTATCACTAACATTTGTTAAGTTTTCTAGTTAAAtccatgttaaatgaccaaaatacccatgCTTATTAACAAAACCCACAAAGTCTTCACAGGTCTCTCTCTTCTCGAACAAGAAGCACAGCCACCACCATCTCACCTCCGCCACCATctcagccaccaccaccatctcaccTTCGCCACTTCTCACCTCCGCCACCATCTCACCCACTACCACCATCTCACCTCCACCACTTCTCACCTCCACCAGGCACCCCCAAACACCAAAACACTgaaacccacatccaccaccgggcaggccaccaccaccgccggtAACCACCACACCAGCCTCATCGCCCTTGCTGCTTCACACCACCACAAGCATCGCCCCACCGGAGGACGTCACCGGACAAACGGATCTGCCGACTCCAACGATTCACGATTCAACTCGTCGCCCTTGCTGCTTCACACCGTCCGACCTATTGTCAGATCTGAATATTCATTGCTGGAGGTCTTTTGAATTATTTGCAGGCATGCAGCCGAGGTTGCACCTGGCTTTTGACATTCTTTTTCTGAACGGTAACAATCTGTTTTGATTTAATAATTTATCATTTTAAAATTTGTAAGAGTTTGTGGAAGTTGAAAAGGTTTtttgtttgttgattttttattttGTGGGTGGAGTTTGATCTGAGAATGAGGAGTGTGGAATTTGATCTGAGAATGAGGAGGGTGGACTTTGATAGGTGATGGTGAGTGAGTTTGGTGGGTGGAGTTTGTTTGTTAATaagcaagggtattttggtcatttaacatgaACTTAACTGGAAAACTTAACAGATGTTAGTGATAAGGACCACACGAGTGCAAAAATTACAACCACTGGGACCAAGTGTGTAATTAGTGAACCattaggaccaagtctgcaattttcgcaaaccacagggaccaaccaggcatttaactcttttataaatATAAAGGTATATTAGGTTCGTTTTTCGTATACAGGGTATATTATGGGCATTTTAGAGCATGTTAAGGGTTTTAGGAGAGTTATTataagaaaagatgaagaaaaaaatTTAGATGGAATAAGTCTCAATCTTATTAATCAGAAAATAACTGAAAACTGATTACAGACTCTCGAACCATAACTCGGTTTCTCTCTAGTCTTGTCTCTTAATAATGTCTAACCCTACATTGGTTAATATAGGCTAACTTTAACTTGGTGGCTAAAACATTACCAAATATAATTATAACATGATTAGGAAACTTAATCAACTATGACCAACTTGTAAACATTGATCCTTCAAGTTCACCGACTTGTGACTTGAACTCCTTTGTCACCATTTTCCCATCATCGACTTGTGATGAGTCGGGAATTACCgccaacaatcacccccttaatTTCCGACTCGAAATATGTAGGCTCTAAGATATCATCTTTGTCTTGATTCTCATAGAACATATCTTGATCTCTAGCGGTGTTTTTCGTCTCCTTCCTAGCTCGAAAATTCTAGCGACCTTGTTCCCGACTAGTCTTTTCTACACGACTCGTTCTTTGGTCATAAGAACTCGCACCATTGACTCGATTGTGATCTTGAGCAAACACTAGCTTCCTTGGATCAATACATGTTTCTTTAGATTTTAGGCTCATCTTTAAATTGCAAGCAACAACATAGATAGCGGCTTCTTGAAGAAACTTGATCGGCCCTTTGATCTTCTTACCAATCATCTTGTTCCTGGTCGGTTCTTCCTTGCCAACTCAAACCTCAGGCAAACCCAAACTCGTTTAACCGAAAAATCCCCTGATTAAACCAACTTATTCAACAGAAAGACTTTGAACTTTACTCGTTCAATTCGGCACCGTAAATCAACCTTCTTGTCGatttaaaacaaacacaaaccgtTTGGTCCGAAATGAATTTTCAGAATCGTACTCATTTGCTCACAAAAACACGGTCAAAAACAAATCTTGAATTGAACCCGCTTGTCAACCCAAATAATAATCAACGTTTTTAATGGTTAAATAGTTgaaccaaaaaataaaaaaataaataaaccaactttttaattattttaaaagttgttttacaaaataaaatCAAACTAAATTGACTTGAGTTTTGTCGTTTTCTTTTCTCTAATTGCGTTGTGCAAaccaattcttttttttttcttttatcaaATTTCCTTTGGAAGATCAACTTTTTTCCAATTCTAGTCCTTTTGCCTTTTATTAATTTCTCACCGACAAAACAAAAAACCAAATTGATACCCTCGTAGTTTCGACCCGAAAACCAGCTTGTTTTCCGATTCCGTTGATCAGCAACTCACCTATGGTGCCGATGCATGTACCTATTGCCGCTACTCCGACGATAACCATACCGTGTTTGCTCCGATCTCAAGCTTCTTGATCGTCGACCCATTAGACTCCTTAGCTGCCGATTAAGAACCCGAGTACCCGTTTGATATCGACGATTgaacttggctctgataccaattcaaGTCCCAATCGAAAATCAAACCAAatagaaaagatgaagaaaaattttAGATTGAATAAGTCTCAATCTTATTAATCAGAAAATAACTCAAAATTGATTACAGACTCTCCAACCACAACTCGGTTTCTTTGTAGTCTTGTCTCTTAATAATGTCTAACCCTCACACTGGTTTATATAGGTTAACCCTAACTTGGTGGCCAAAACATTATCAAATATGATTATTAAATAATTAGGAAACTTAACCAACTAAGACCAACTTGTCAACATTGATCCCTCAAGTTCACCGACTTATGACTTGAACTCCTTTGTCACCCTTTCCCATCACCGACTTGTGATGAGTCGGGAATTACCGCCAACATATAACCTAGTCAAGTACGTCATTTAGTAAACAATCTTTATATCTCTCGATCATAGCTAAACTAGAATATAactcttaggggctgtttggtagcctctgaatggtcattaagaggctacctcttaatggaaccattaagaattttaccaatgaaaAGGTAgaaaatgtgacatgtgatgatttaccattcagaggttacctcttaaccattcagacttgagattacctcttattcattcagaggttttaaaccattaagaggtagcatctgaatggtcattaaaaggctaccaaacagccccttagttaaGATCTACTTAGAGAATCTCCTTTAACTTGTTGATGTTTCTCTAGATTTTTATCTCTTTTCATGAACATTGGGAATTTCGCTCTTTTCTTCCTTCCTCCCCCcccccaacacacacacacacacactaacactCCTCCAGGAAGGCGTTTATCCACACGGACGTACCCCCTCATTTGTCGCCACCACCGCCAGGATCGCCACATGCCACTTCCTTGTCACCGCCACCTCCACCCGTCCCTGCTAGCTGTCATCTTAAAATATAGCGGTTGAACCCATTaaaattttttatttgtttataaaaTAACTCATATcaatcttctactttttttttatcaaaacatcTTTTAATCCGTTACTAGACTCGTCACAACTAGTTCATTATATCCAAGTTGATACAATATAACTCTTTCATAAAACAATAGCGCAAAATGGTATATCGCTTCTTTTTCagaataaaattaaaaattatggACCGCAAAGAAAGAATCAATAAAGTTACACACGACGACCTGCCCTTGTTACCTTGTATTGTTTGTTTATGAGTTTATTTGTCTTGTTTGCATaatggaattttttttttttaaaggaaaatTTCATTACTTTTGCATAATGGAATGATTGCCAAATTGGAACACATATTTATTTTGGCATTTTCTTGGAACACATATTTTGCATAATGGAATGGTTGCCAAATTGGATCTTTCATCTACCATCTTTCTTGGAACACATATTTATTTTGGCATTTTCTTCGTGTATTACATGAAAAAAAAAGTTCGATATTTCTTTCTTTAGAACTATTATACTTACAATAAATGTAAGTCGCAttttttcattaagttgaaatATGTTCAGTTAATCTTGATATAGAATCAACATTTGTAAACCGGTGTTATTTTCAGTTTTAATATCGATTTCCTTAGTCTAATTTGGATGTTGTTTGAGCTACATTCGATTCGATCCCATTTCGACTATCGAGGGTAGACTTTGATGAGAACCCATGCATCAAGCAGTCCCACCAGCATAGTGCAACCTATTTTGCTTTGAATGCACCACATACTGTCCCTAATCACATACATGTAGTAGGTGGTTCATATTAATAACAAATTTATTAATATTGTCATTGACCATACACTAACACCGGGCCACCCTGAGACCACACCCCACTGGGCATCCAATTCAACAATTACtattgaagatttgaagaagacTTTTCTAGCTATGATATTCGTCTTTTGGAAAATATGAGTGAGAGTGATTTAAATCAATCACGTCTATAGACGACTGGTCTATTTGATATTAATCTAATAATATGTGTTTATATATAGGATCAAGATCAAGGGAAAATCACTTCGAGTTGCGAAAACTTAGAGAACTAGGCTTTTCTGCGCGAGTTTTTCTCTCATTTTTTTTTCACACCCTAGATTAAAATGTTTAGAAAGACTGCAGTAAAAAAAATTCGAAATGATGTTTTTCGGCCCCTTACAGTAGCTGTAAAAAAGTGATTACATAAGAATGACATCACTTTTTACAGCATTTACGGCTatcgtaaatgaaaaaaaaaattgtttatttttttggaaaagttgatttttttaggatttttggtaaAGCAAAATTTGAAAAAAACTTTTCGTAAAGTCAAGTTCTTTAAGTTCTCACAGCTCgtataagttttcattttacccttaccttatatatatatatatatatatatatatatatatatatatatatatataggggagggttatctttaaaacactaaatattgcgagaaccgtgagaatgaatgaaaaaaccaatcaaaaccaattttttttatacaaacctcattgtaattaagatacaacatcaaaacaagaatttataacatcaaataattcacttcttatttcaaaatcattctttttagattttttacacatgtgtaaatatagcagatttacacatgtgtaaatggcaaacttacacacgtgtaaattttctttatttatgaattcacgtaaatttaaacgcgtaaattgaatttctaacattgtattcgaataataatgataagtgtagaaaaaaattttgaatttgaattgtttttgaccaagttctcatgattttttcatttgttctcacggttctcacaaatatttagcgttctcatttaaaccctcccctatatatatatatatatatatatggagaagatcatgcgagaaccacctcttattgtgagaaccgcgagaaccaatgtgaacacaccaaaaatgcctaaaaatagctaaaaatcacacaaaacaattttttttgaattttttaatattttttataaaaaaaatcgctacttttcgaagtcaaaaaaatttttttttaatttttttaaaaaaaaaaattttttttttgcttctaaaagtagcgattttaacatgaaaaatattaataaattcaaaaaaaatttttagatttttttttagatttttttaggttttttgggggtttagtttttaacattttagcttgggggggggggtgggtgggtgggtgggggggggggtgggggaggggggt from Helianthus annuus cultivar XRQ/B chromosome 10, HanXRQr2.0-SUNRISE, whole genome shotgun sequence harbors:
- the LOC110880830 gene encoding homeobox protein B-H1-like is translated as MTKIPMLINKTHKVFTGLSLLEQEAQPPPSHLRHHLSHHHHLTFATSHLRHHLTHYHHLTSTTSHLHQAPPNTKTLKPTSTTGQATTTAGNHHTSLIALAASHHHKHRPTGGRHRTNGSADSNDSRFNSSPLLLHTVRPIVRSEYSLLEVF